A genomic region of Fodinisporobacter ferrooxydans contains the following coding sequences:
- a CDS encoding ATP-binding protein codes for MGFIMMVTFAIFSLALTISVVSIFERDRLIYSLFLFMVFTTIWQFHVATLFTANILTYNSAFFLFHIFRVGPIFMAPSFYHVIYTGIELSEKKNPDKDRTKKWYTYLFNKKILVMIYVWSLFIYIIQWSPLTLLNLTFHKNAMTQYWYPAYGVLGYLYYLHLLIFVFIILISLVIVKDLNDRYIKKFLSRFTISSLILFIFGVLNFKESLIMLPSIIAITGFLIGIFIALSSFHIAIIKEINSSMERASKMEIVGQMSAGVAHEIRNPLTSIKGFIQLLQREIHDKSHYFEIIYSELDRIDSILNEFLTFAKPQVATFKIHEIHQILTEVISLLETQTILHNIQLLTEFELEPVYLTCDRNHLKQVFINIIKNAIDAMPNGGNIKIKVKNDSEAKMTSIRFIDQGCGISKDRLKKLGEPFYTTKEKGVGLGLMVTYKIIEAHNGKVAVSSEVGIGTTVDVILPSAVIPT; via the coding sequence ATGGGTTTTATCATGATGGTCACATTTGCAATATTTTCTCTTGCATTGACAATATCAGTCGTTTCTATCTTTGAAAGAGACCGTTTGATTTACAGTTTGTTTTTGTTCATGGTTTTCACAACCATATGGCAATTTCACGTAGCGACGTTATTTACGGCAAACATTTTAACATACAATTCCGCGTTTTTTCTGTTTCACATTTTTCGAGTAGGCCCTATATTTATGGCACCTTCTTTTTATCATGTAATTTATACGGGAATCGAATTATCAGAGAAGAAGAATCCGGATAAAGATCGTACTAAAAAATGGTATACATATCTTTTTAACAAAAAAATACTTGTAATGATTTATGTATGGAGTTTGTTTATTTACATCATTCAATGGAGCCCATTAACCTTACTTAATTTAACATTTCATAAAAATGCAATGACTCAATATTGGTATCCTGCTTATGGAGTACTTGGTTATCTATATTATCTGCATTTATTGATTTTCGTTTTTATTATTCTAATAAGTTTAGTTATAGTAAAAGACTTGAATGATAGATACATAAAAAAATTTCTTTCAAGGTTTACGATTTCAAGTTTAATATTATTTATTTTTGGTGTACTGAATTTTAAAGAATCACTCATCATGTTACCGAGTATTATTGCGATCACAGGCTTCTTAATCGGAATTTTTATTGCTCTTAGCAGCTTTCATATCGCAATCATTAAAGAAATAAACAGCTCTATGGAGAGAGCTTCCAAAATGGAAATTGTTGGACAAATGTCCGCGGGTGTTGCACATGAAATTCGTAATCCACTCACTTCCATAAAAGGTTTCATTCAATTATTGCAACGAGAAATCCATGATAAGTCTCATTATTTTGAAATTATATACTCAGAATTGGATAGAATTGACTCTATACTGAATGAATTTTTGACATTTGCAAAACCGCAGGTTGCAACTTTTAAAATCCATGAAATTCATCAGATACTTACCGAAGTCATTTCGCTGCTTGAAACACAAACGATTCTCCATAATATACAATTATTAACCGAATTTGAATTGGAACCTGTTTATCTTACTTGTGATCGAAATCATTTAAAACAAGTATTTATTAACATTATAAAAAATGCGATTGATGCCATGCCGAATGGAGGCAATATCAAAATAAAAGTCAAAAATGATTCTGAAGCAAAGATGACTTCCATACGATTTATTGATCAAGGATGTGGAATTTCCAAAGATCGATTAAAAAAATTAGGAGAACCTTTTTACACAACGAAGGAAAAGGGCGTAGGCTTGGGATTGATGGTTACGTACAAAATTATCGAAGCACATAATGGGAAAGTTGCTGTATCCAGTGAAGTAGGAATCGGTACAACTGTTGATGTAATTCTTCCTTCTGCTGTTATACCGACTTAA
- a CDS encoding beta-ketoacyl synthase N-terminal-like domain-containing protein translates to MDRVVITGYGIKAPGIRNPDQFKEVLETGTCTQEILKGMGPYDSDIVCGVIHDDFQVIDGKNYRKNPRNNRLAIAATVDAMEMARVPKNNEARMAILLGTGAGSLYETEKLANISTNGDFRKFPVYGAGLTNTHSLASGVAAHFGCSGMVYTVSSGCTSTLDVVLLGKLLLETNQADICIVGGADAAICKTCIFSFAKLGTIALDKGVDETGIPFGPGNDFVISEGAGILIMERENDAIRRGADIYSVIDAICSNNDAISINQSDPTGTKMLEALKGAVGDTKPSYVNSQALGLIANDSADSFAHRSLFGNSVPITSIKGNIGQPLAAAGSIQVISALVSMQYGFIPPTIKTSLEYYDLPIVLEPVYCNVSSVAITSHGYGGNNTCIRISKYESINDFTCIDIRRS, encoded by the coding sequence ATGGATCGAGTGGTTATAACCGGATATGGAATAAAGGCGCCTGGAATTCGTAATCCTGATCAATTTAAAGAAGTTTTGGAAACTGGTACATGCACACAAGAAATCCTTAAGGGGATGGGACCGTATGACTCCGATATTGTTTGTGGCGTGATTCACGACGATTTTCAAGTAATCGATGGAAAAAACTATCGAAAAAACCCGCGGAATAATCGCTTGGCAATCGCTGCAACTGTTGATGCAATGGAGATGGCAAGAGTCCCAAAAAACAATGAAGCAAGAATGGCAATCCTTTTAGGTACAGGTGCGGGAAGTTTGTATGAAACAGAGAAACTGGCGAATATAAGCACAAACGGCGATTTTAGAAAATTCCCTGTCTATGGAGCCGGTTTAACGAATACACATAGCTTAGCCTCCGGAGTCGCCGCGCATTTCGGATGTTCCGGAATGGTTTATACAGTAAGTTCCGGATGCACATCCACTCTGGATGTGGTTCTTCTGGGAAAACTCCTGCTTGAAACCAATCAAGCAGATATTTGCATTGTCGGAGGAGCAGATGCAGCCATATGCAAAACATGCATATTTTCATTCGCCAAACTGGGTACCATTGCTCTTGACAAAGGAGTTGATGAGACAGGAATACCCTTTGGTCCCGGGAATGACTTCGTGATCTCGGAAGGTGCAGGCATACTCATTATGGAGCGTGAGAACGATGCAATCCGGCGTGGCGCCGATATTTACAGTGTAATCGATGCAATCTGCTCCAATAATGACGCGATCTCCATCAATCAATCCGATCCTACCGGAACAAAGATGTTGGAAGCTTTAAAAGGTGCTGTCGGTGATACGAAGCCAAGTTACGTAAACAGCCAAGCACTCGGCCTGATAGCAAATGACTCTGCGGATAGTTTTGCACATCGCTCTCTTTTTGGAAACTCTGTTCCTATCACTTCCATTAAAGGAAATATTGGACAACCCCTGGCGGCGGCGGGAAGCATTCAAGTCATTTCAGCACTTGTAAGCATGCAATATGGATTTATACCGCCGACAATTAAAACGTCTTTAGAATACTACGATTTGCCGATTGTTCTTGAGCCGGTATATTGCAATGTTTCAAGTGTAGCAATTACATCACACGGATATGGAGGAAACAACACATGTATTCGTATCTCAAAGTACGAATCGATCAATGATTTTACATGTATTGACATAAGGAGATCGTAA
- a CDS encoding phosphocholine cytidylyltransferase family protein, producing MKFVVLVAGVGSRLRPLTNDRPKCLVQVNGKSILERLLEQAENTRLFAEAVLITGYRAEAVRQFAERWKTSHSLPVTLIHNERYDETNNGYSLWCAKDVLTSSFVLSDGDLTLDDEILQLIAQHETSALAIDRSARLDEEAMKISVSKEGHVNGLSKELPLHQAVGESIGMCRIDAVDIPKVISELDKLVENQEWNEYYERAFIELIQNGWQVDVCDIGGRAWVEIDDRSDLQRAEENFSTET from the coding sequence TTGAAATTTGTCGTACTCGTCGCAGGGGTTGGTTCCCGTCTGCGGCCCTTAACAAATGATCGGCCAAAATGCTTGGTGCAAGTGAATGGAAAATCGATTCTGGAGCGGTTGCTTGAGCAAGCGGAGAATACCCGGCTGTTTGCGGAAGCTGTTTTGATCACCGGCTATCGGGCAGAAGCCGTGCGGCAGTTTGCGGAAAGATGGAAAACGTCACATTCCCTGCCTGTTACTTTGATACATAATGAACGGTATGATGAAACGAATAACGGATATTCCTTATGGTGCGCGAAAGATGTGCTCACATCATCCTTTGTCTTGTCAGATGGCGATCTTACACTGGATGATGAAATTTTGCAGCTGATTGCACAGCATGAAACAAGTGCTCTTGCGATTGACCGATCTGCCAGGCTGGACGAAGAAGCGATGAAAATTTCCGTTTCCAAAGAGGGGCATGTGAACGGGTTAAGCAAAGAATTGCCGCTGCATCAGGCAGTTGGTGAATCCATCGGGATGTGCCGGATTGATGCGGTAGATATTCCGAAGGTAATTTCAGAATTGGACAAGCTCGTTGAAAATCAGGAGTGGAATGAGTATTATGAGCGGGCATTCATAGAATTGATTCAGAACGGCTGGCAAGTAGACGTTTGTGATATCGGCGGCAGGGCTTGGGTCGAGATCGATGACCGGTCGGATCTGCAAAGGGCGGAAGAGAACTTTTCTACAGAAACGTAA
- a CDS encoding aminotransferase class V-fold PLP-dependent enzyme — protein MKAVILAAGDGARLAPLTRQLPKCLLPIGGETVLERLLRQCKRSQISEVGIVIGYQGHLVREHIGPSFQGISITYLENSEFSRTSTAYSAYLTREWVCAEPFVLMDGDIVMEDSVLPHVLKAGKTGIVYEAKSISSPEEMKVSCPNDGTLHLSKEISADDSMGEFAGIFVFAKPESLKFFHILSGYSKARLEQSYYESAINDLTLDNTNAMFIEIGSTQWIEIDFVTDYLEAVRLFSDQRSHPQWETTAISEQILLCPGPVMVSKAVKTALMHADIGHRETEFIEILTRTRRKLLQVFGADQSGLYTDVILTGSGTAANESLLSTYGPGKRLLIVSNGEFGNRLIDIARCHQLDATVCEFGWMQPIELDSVRELLKSGRFDALMMVHHETSTGMLNPIYEVGAIAKQYQADFLVDAVSSIGAEDLNVEEANITFCTASANKAIASLPGLAFVCGKREAFAALNRKAARTRYLDLYKHYEFEELHYQTPNTPAVSLFYALETAVDEFLADGIEKRMNHCKQLSASIRNSLKELGVSFVIPEDQMSCVLTTVYYPDGIDAEAFHAYVKEHNFVIYRGKGPLLGRAFQIANIGHVKQEHIEEFLRVMKQGFDFAKTRMIAQSV, from the coding sequence ATGAAAGCGGTTATTTTAGCTGCCGGCGACGGAGCGCGTTTGGCACCGCTGACAAGGCAACTGCCAAAATGTCTGCTGCCAATCGGAGGGGAGACCGTTCTTGAACGTTTGCTTAGGCAATGCAAAAGAAGTCAAATCTCGGAAGTCGGAATCGTCATCGGATATCAGGGGCATTTGGTTCGTGAACACATCGGCCCTTCCTTTCAAGGCATATCGATCACCTACTTGGAAAATTCCGAATTCAGCCGGACAAGCACCGCCTATTCCGCTTATCTGACGCGGGAGTGGGTGTGCGCAGAACCGTTTGTTTTAATGGACGGCGATATCGTCATGGAGGATTCTGTCCTTCCACATGTATTGAAAGCCGGGAAAACCGGAATTGTCTACGAAGCAAAATCCATCTCCAGTCCGGAAGAAATGAAAGTTTCCTGTCCGAACGATGGGACGTTGCATCTAAGCAAGGAAATATCGGCAGATGACAGCATGGGTGAGTTTGCAGGGATTTTCGTGTTTGCAAAACCGGAGTCGCTGAAATTTTTTCATATCTTATCCGGATATTCGAAAGCACGGTTGGAGCAGTCCTATTATGAATCGGCGATCAACGATTTAACCCTTGACAACACGAATGCCATGTTCATCGAAATCGGTTCCACGCAATGGATTGAGATTGATTTTGTGACAGATTATCTGGAAGCCGTGCGCTTGTTTTCTGATCAGAGGTCGCATCCCCAATGGGAAACAACGGCGATTTCGGAACAAATCCTCCTTTGTCCGGGACCGGTCATGGTATCAAAAGCTGTCAAGACGGCACTCATGCATGCAGATATCGGCCATCGGGAAACGGAATTTATCGAAATATTGACACGAACCCGCAGAAAGCTGTTGCAAGTCTTTGGTGCGGATCAGTCCGGTCTTTATACCGATGTGATCTTGACGGGATCGGGAACTGCCGCCAATGAGTCGCTGCTATCCACTTATGGACCGGGCAAACGCCTGTTGATCGTGAGCAATGGAGAATTTGGCAACCGGCTGATTGATATCGCCCGCTGTCATCAGCTCGATGCAACAGTATGTGAATTCGGCTGGATGCAGCCGATTGAGCTTGACAGCGTGCGGGAGCTGCTCAAATCCGGCAGATTTGATGCGCTGATGATGGTGCATCATGAGACAAGTACCGGCATGCTGAACCCCATCTATGAAGTAGGCGCCATCGCCAAACAGTATCAGGCGGATTTTCTTGTGGATGCGGTCAGCAGCATCGGGGCGGAAGATTTGAACGTCGAGGAAGCGAATATTACGTTCTGTACGGCGTCTGCCAATAAGGCGATTGCCAGTTTGCCCGGGCTCGCCTTTGTTTGCGGAAAGCGGGAAGCATTTGCAGCTTTGAATCGGAAAGCGGCCCGGACACGGTATCTGGATCTTTATAAGCATTATGAATTTGAAGAATTGCACTACCAAACGCCCAATACGCCCGCTGTCTCTCTGTTTTACGCACTGGAGACGGCCGTCGATGAGTTTTTGGCAGACGGAATCGAGAAGCGGATGAACCATTGCAAGCAATTGTCTGCATCGATTCGAAACAGTTTAAAAGAGCTTGGCGTGTCATTTGTCATTCCGGAAGATCAGATGTCCTGCGTCCTGACAACGGTCTATTACCCGGATGGCATCGATGCAGAGGCATTTCACGCATATGTCAAAGAGCACAATTTTGTGATTTACAGAGGAAAAGGTCCGTTGTTGGGCAGAGCGTTTCAAATTGCCAATATCGGACATGTCAAACAAGAACATATCGAAGAGTTTCTGCGCGTCATGAAGCAAGGGTTTGACTTCGCAAAAACCCGAATGATTGCACAGTCCGTTTAA
- a CDS encoding CDP-alcohol phosphatidyltransferase family protein gives MKEMYPEIEKVTKYSNFYLGKCYTWLSTPITAFAAKRGWHPNTLTLASLLVAAAAVLCLSSGIYPFVIIGAVLLYLSYVLDWCDGQLARYTGKVSPFGGWFDQISDRCKEFLYVLGLALGAYKADPFAGVFIAALLALFFLFLLEYYGQMARAIPDPQAEVSAAIETAQGASFYDVKPPTKRFIIDFGIDEQYAYIVAATIALGEAWTLYGLVVLSCLMAVYKPVKGWTRYLSAKRGDLS, from the coding sequence ATGAAAGAGATGTATCCGGAGATTGAAAAGGTAACGAAATACAGCAACTTTTATCTTGGCAAATGTTATACATGGTTATCTACGCCGATTACCGCATTTGCGGCCAAGCGGGGGTGGCATCCCAATACATTGACGCTTGCTTCATTGCTTGTCGCAGCGGCTGCCGTTCTGTGTTTGTCATCCGGTATTTACCCATTTGTCATCATCGGCGCTGTGCTTTTATATTTGTCTTACGTGCTGGATTGGTGCGACGGGCAGCTTGCCCGCTATACGGGAAAGGTTAGCCCGTTTGGCGGCTGGTTTGATCAAATCTCTGACCGCTGCAAAGAATTTTTATATGTTTTGGGATTGGCGCTCGGGGCGTACAAAGCCGATCCCTTTGCCGGCGTGTTTATCGCTGCGTTGTTGGCGTTGTTTTTCCTGTTTTTGCTGGAATATTACGGACAAATGGCGCGCGCCATTCCAGACCCGCAAGCAGAAGTTTCTGCGGCCATAGAGACTGCGCAGGGAGCATCCTTCTATGACGTCAAACCGCCGACAAAACGGTTTATCATCGATTTTGGAATTGATGAACAATATGCGTACATTGTCGCGGCGACGATTGCACTCGGAGAAGCATGGACGCTGTATGGATTGGTTGTTCTCTCCTGTTTGATGGCCGTTTACAAGCCGGTGAAAGGCTGGACGCGATATTTGTCTGCAAAACGAGGTGACCTTTCATGA
- a CDS encoding Mur ligase family protein, with product MILGIWAGKLTQLLLRLLKRRGTSLPGLVALKVAPHLLRTLGKQLESCILVTGTNGKTTTVSLLREILRHDPEHIWISNAEGANMTQGITACFLQACNVFGRLKAKHAVLEVDEATMPQVVPYLPVTHVVITNVFRDQLDRYGEVDGTIQKLIQALQDASVHLIANGDDPLVHYVAMQTNCRTSYYAMEAHSRILKQHQQIRDGAFCLYCGHELEYEYFHYGQMGLYRCPHCDFAAPVPMFRGMPQQEGLEIRTDEQEFLLRTHIRGLYNKYNVLAAASAALLQEIGAEGIQKGISAYQPMQGRMQIFTGTPLRILNLIKNPTGCNSVLQTIDEDPGRKTVCVAINDYDADGRDVSWLWDSDFETYAPGLQAKRFICSGTRAGDMAVRLKYAGIDPALITVEPNLKSAHDLAIQDTNLPAYFMTTYTALFPMQQIIEEGLKHDEKTPHRALIS from the coding sequence ATGATTCTTGGAATATGGGCAGGAAAACTGACACAGTTGTTGTTGCGATTGTTGAAAAGGCGTGGGACAAGCCTGCCTGGACTTGTAGCGTTAAAAGTTGCGCCACATCTATTGCGTACACTAGGCAAACAATTGGAAAGCTGTATCCTCGTGACAGGCACCAACGGCAAAACGACGACCGTTTCCCTGCTGCGCGAAATCTTGCGGCATGATCCAGAGCATATATGGATCAGCAACGCGGAAGGCGCCAATATGACACAAGGCATTACCGCCTGTTTTTTGCAGGCATGCAATGTCTTCGGCCGCCTAAAAGCCAAACATGCAGTGCTGGAAGTGGACGAAGCGACGATGCCGCAAGTCGTACCCTATTTGCCGGTGACTCATGTTGTCATTACAAACGTGTTTCGGGATCAGTTGGATCGATACGGAGAAGTGGACGGCACCATTCAAAAATTGATTCAGGCATTGCAAGACGCGTCCGTTCATCTGATCGCCAACGGCGACGATCCCCTCGTTCACTATGTGGCCATGCAGACAAATTGCAGAACTTCCTATTATGCGATGGAAGCGCACAGCCGTATTTTAAAACAGCATCAGCAGATTCGGGACGGCGCTTTTTGTTTGTACTGCGGACACGAATTGGAGTACGAATACTTTCATTATGGTCAAATGGGATTGTATCGTTGCCCACATTGTGACTTTGCTGCTCCGGTGCCCATGTTTCGCGGGATGCCGCAGCAGGAAGGACTGGAAATTCGAACAGATGAGCAAGAGTTTCTCCTGCGTACACATATTCGGGGATTATATAATAAATACAATGTGCTTGCCGCCGCCAGCGCCGCATTGCTGCAAGAGATCGGTGCGGAGGGAATTCAGAAAGGAATTTCCGCATATCAGCCGATGCAAGGCCGCATGCAGATTTTTACCGGCACGCCGCTGCGCATTCTCAATTTGATCAAAAATCCGACCGGCTGCAACAGCGTTTTGCAAACGATTGATGAGGATCCCGGCAGGAAAACAGTCTGTGTTGCGATTAACGACTATGATGCGGACGGACGGGATGTGTCTTGGCTCTGGGACAGTGATTTTGAAACATATGCGCCGGGATTGCAAGCCAAGCGCTTTATCTGCAGCGGCACGAGGGCGGGAGATATGGCGGTGCGTCTCAAATATGCCGGGATCGATCCGGCGTTGATTACGGTTGAGCCGAATCTGAAATCCGCACACGACCTGGCCATACAAGATACAAATCTGCCGGCTTACTTTATGACCACATATACGGCCTTATTCCCGATGCAACAAATCATCGAGGAGGGATTGAAGCATGACGAGAAAACTCCGCATCGCGCACTTATTTCCTGA
- a CDS encoding type 1 glutamine amidotransferase, which translates to MTRKLRIAHLFPDLLNLYADRGNILALANRAKWRNIDVQVTPIRLGESFSILEHDIVLLGGGSDREQAIIGRELKQYVPEFQQALENGMPILGICGGYQLLGKYYAAPTGEKIPGLGILEMATESGTTRLIGNVVIEDPKTGQTIVGFENHSGRTYHSYDPLGIVKVGHGNNGEDQREGVRCHNLIGTYIHGPLLPKNPYLTDEILSLALAYRGLDGELEPLPDDLEHLAHRTMVERLLQGSRSG; encoded by the coding sequence ATGACGAGAAAACTCCGCATCGCGCACTTATTTCCTGATTTATTGAACCTGTATGCAGATCGGGGCAACATTCTGGCATTGGCCAATCGGGCGAAATGGCGCAATATCGACGTGCAGGTTACACCGATTCGCTTGGGTGAGTCGTTTTCCATTCTCGAACACGACATCGTACTGCTCGGAGGCGGCTCTGACCGTGAACAGGCAATCATCGGCCGGGAATTAAAACAGTATGTTCCGGAATTTCAGCAAGCACTGGAAAATGGCATGCCCATCCTCGGCATTTGCGGCGGCTATCAACTATTGGGAAAATACTATGCGGCTCCGACGGGCGAGAAAATTCCCGGACTTGGGATTCTTGAGATGGCTACGGAATCGGGCACTACCCGGTTAATCGGCAATGTGGTCATTGAAGATCCGAAGACCGGACAAACGATTGTCGGCTTTGAAAATCACAGCGGCCGAACCTATCATTCCTATGATCCGTTAGGTATTGTCAAAGTAGGTCATGGCAACAACGGCGAGGATCAGCGGGAAGGCGTACGCTGTCACAATCTGATCGGCACGTACATTCATGGGCCGCTTTTGCCGAAAAACCCGTATTTGACAGATGAAATCCTCTCGCTGGCTTTGGCGTATCGGGGATTGGACGGCGAGTTGGAGCCTTTGCCGGACGATCTGGAACATCTGGCCCATCGCACCATGGTCGAACGCCTGCTGCAAGGCAGTCGATCCGGTTAG
- a CDS encoding tRNA threonylcarbamoyladenosine dehydratase codes for MLHPFSRTELVVGPEGLEKLKHSKVCVIGVGGVGSFAVEALARSGVGSLILIDRDDVDITNINRQLPALIHTVGQSKVQLMKERVLQINPDCQVEALQIFFNNETQDRIFAYEPDYIVDAIDTISSKIHLLIECKRRNIPVVSSMGAANKIDPSRFEVLDIGKTSVDPIAKVIRRELRKAGISKGIKVVCSTELPRAPREDVRQSIVPKEVEENSPIRKAKNPPASIAFVPPVAGMILASVAVRDLVGL; via the coding sequence ATGTTGCATCCATTTTCCCGGACGGAATTGGTCGTTGGGCCAGAGGGGCTGGAGAAATTAAAACATAGCAAAGTCTGCGTCATTGGTGTCGGCGGTGTGGGTTCTTTCGCTGTTGAAGCGTTGGCGCGCAGCGGAGTCGGCAGCCTGATTCTGATCGACAGAGATGATGTGGATATCACAAATATCAACAGACAGCTGCCGGCATTGATCCATACGGTTGGCCAATCGAAAGTACAGCTGATGAAAGAACGAGTCTTGCAGATCAATCCCGATTGCCAGGTAGAAGCGCTGCAGATCTTTTTTAACAATGAAACACAAGACCGGATTTTTGCCTATGAACCGGATTATATCGTAGACGCGATTGATACGATCAGCTCAAAAATCCACCTGTTGATTGAATGCAAACGGCGCAATATACCGGTAGTCTCCAGCATGGGCGCTGCGAATAAAATCGACCCCTCCCGCTTTGAGGTGCTGGACATCGGCAAGACATCCGTTGACCCGATCGCCAAAGTCATTCGCCGGGAATTGCGCAAAGCAGGCATTTCCAAAGGGATAAAAGTCGTCTGTTCGACTGAGCTTCCCCGCGCGCCAAGAGAGGATGTGCGGCAGTCAATCGTGCCAAAAGAAGTGGAGGAGAATTCGCCCATTCGCAAAGCCAAAAATCCGCCTGCCAGTATTGCATTCGTACCGCCTGTTGCAGGCATGATCTTGGCGAGTGTTGCCGTCAGAGACTTGGTAGGATTGTAA